A region of Natribaculum luteum DNA encodes the following proteins:
- a CDS encoding DUF1152 domain-containing protein — MNGVESLEDCFEYDAALVFGIGGSGDVVGSVPTARLLEAHGLDVLLGGVAWEPVPKDDRPGPRSFDEVAALERVSESVGLATGETRTHDGLEFSETAVARHLGEEVALVDISDGVETMTGGIDDACDRLGIDLVVGVDAGGDVLARGDEPGVRSPVTDGLGLVALEKLQVDACLGVVGYGSDGELAPEELEAGISRAADCDGLLGAWGITRRVRDELEDLLAHVETEASRVPVEAARGEYGDRTIRGGEVSLRAVPASAVTFYFEPSAVAATSQIAARVRGTESLEAAADALRELGLQTEFETEQRRLDSS; from the coding sequence ATGAACGGCGTCGAATCGCTCGAGGACTGCTTCGAGTACGACGCGGCACTCGTCTTCGGCATCGGCGGCAGCGGCGACGTCGTGGGGAGCGTCCCGACGGCGCGTCTGCTCGAGGCACACGGCCTCGACGTCTTGCTGGGCGGCGTCGCGTGGGAGCCCGTGCCGAAAGACGACCGCCCGGGTCCCCGAAGTTTCGACGAGGTGGCCGCCCTCGAGCGGGTCAGCGAGTCGGTCGGCCTCGCGACCGGCGAGACCAGGACTCACGACGGCCTCGAGTTCTCGGAGACTGCGGTCGCCCGCCACCTCGGGGAGGAGGTCGCGCTCGTCGACATCAGCGACGGCGTCGAGACGATGACCGGAGGGATCGACGACGCCTGCGACCGCCTGGGGATCGACCTCGTCGTCGGCGTCGACGCCGGCGGCGACGTACTCGCCCGTGGCGACGAACCCGGCGTCCGGAGCCCGGTGACCGACGGGCTCGGACTCGTCGCACTCGAGAAACTCCAGGTCGACGCCTGCCTGGGCGTCGTCGGCTACGGGAGCGACGGCGAACTCGCTCCCGAGGAACTCGAGGCGGGCATTTCCCGCGCCGCCGACTGCGACGGGTTGCTCGGCGCGTGGGGAATCACCCGACGCGTCCGGGACGAACTCGAGGACCTGCTCGCTCACGTCGAGACGGAGGCGAGTCGCGTCCCCGTCGAAGCCGCACGCGGCGAGTACGGCGACCGGACGATCCGCGGCGGCGAGGTCTCGTTGCGGGCCGTGCCGGCGAGTGCAGTGACGTTCTACTTCGAGCCGTCGGCCGTCGCGGCGACCTCGCAGATCGCCGCCCGCGTCAGGGGGACCGAGAGCCTCGAGGCAGCGGCAGACGCGCTGCGAGAACTCGGCCTGCAGACGGAGTTCGAGACCGAGCAGCGACGACTCGACTCGTCCTGA
- a CDS encoding NUDIX domain-containing protein, with translation METRRALATDAVIPLEGEVLLLERDHPPFEGHWVLPGGLVERDETAREACTREVEEEVGLEVDVREFVGLYDDPDRDDRGNVSAAYRCDPQGEADPEPREEARRVATFDPADLPAMGFDHERIVRDAFAEL, from the coding sequence ATGGAGACCCGTCGAGCACTCGCGACGGACGCGGTGATCCCCCTCGAGGGGGAGGTCCTGCTCCTCGAGCGTGACCACCCCCCGTTCGAGGGACACTGGGTGTTGCCGGGCGGACTGGTCGAACGCGACGAGACCGCTCGCGAGGCGTGTACGCGGGAGGTCGAAGAGGAGGTCGGCCTCGAGGTCGACGTCCGCGAGTTCGTCGGCCTCTACGACGACCCCGACCGGGACGACCGCGGGAACGTGAGCGCGGCGTACCGCTGTGACCCGCAGGGTGAGGCGGACCCCGAACCTCGCGAGGAGGCACGCCGCGTGGCGACGTTCGATCCTGCGGACTTGCCGGCGATGGGATTCGACCACGAACGGATCGTCCGGGACGCGTTCGCAGAGCTATGA